The Centropristis striata isolate RG_2023a ecotype Rhode Island chromosome 1, C.striata_1.0, whole genome shotgun sequence nucleotide sequence CCAAATGTCTTCTCAAACCACCACACAGTCTggattaatcattaaaaaaatgccttTAGAGACATATAttgataaatgacaaaaaaatgaataaatacatgtcTTATTTGATACAACACATCTGCAGTGAACATTAGATGAATGTACTGAATACTGAGCACCTGACCACTTTGATCCTTAACTTGTTGAACCCAACTTATTCAGGAAATCTGGATCGCTCCTTCCGATGATGAATAATTTTTTATCAATGTACAGGCTGGGTGTTGTATACATTCAGCAACAAAAGAAGTTAATTTGTCATGATTGTCAAACATTCTTTTGCAGAACCCTCGccatattaattaatatatcTTGCTCAGAAGTGCATGAATTGACTCATACTCAATGGCTGTCGGGTAAAAAAGGTTACGGTTTAAGATATCACCATTAAGAGTTTCTGCACACTTCAAAGGTTAAGCAAAAGAAGGTTCTTGTGTGCTTTTCTAAAGCTACCTGGCATTCATCAAATATCACTGAGTCAAggaagttaataaataaaaagagtgaCTTACAGAGAAAAAAACGAACCTGTTAGCCAACATTCCTCCAATCGATACAACCACAAAAGTTGCTCGTTTCTACACTCTAATACGCCCCACTGGAGGGTTTATTAAAGATAAACAGTGGTCTCTTGTATTAAAATTAGtctgacccatccatccatccaccccaaGCATGTCCCTACACGGACTTTGCTGCTCTTTATACGCCTGACTTCCTCTTTTGCTCCCGTCATAATTGCTATGGCCGCTCGAGAGCGACACCtgcaataaacataaatatgggtatTCATAAGCTGCTTGTACAAACGACCTATGGGTTGTTTTTTGGGAGAAAACAGCCCCTTCTCTGCCATATGTGCTTTAGATAAAATTTAGTATAATTAAGTGATTGATATACAATAGTAATTAAATGAAGAATACAAAGTTTGGACCGTCTCATGAGAATGTACATAATTAATACACTTGCATGCACTATAAGACAACATCTTTGCCAGATTAGTGGAGACAGCTGAGACCCACAGCCATTCCCCAACACGTTCACCTGTAACATCCTTTTCACAACCCAAACAAGCAGCTGCCCGCTTTATAGTCAGGAACCCATAATGCACTGGGAGCCCCTGTGCATGCCTGGTGTTTGGATTTAATTGGATATTAGTATCCAGCAGTGTCTGAATTAATCAAATCATTTCCATCCATTAATTTAGTGGAGGAACATACAATTAAAGCCTTATTAGTGTGCTCTCAGGAGTATGCCTTTTCATCCCTCTGCAGAACATTGAGGGTTGGCCAGAGTCCAGTGCAAAGCATTCTCCTAGCTTGAATCTGGTGCTTCCTCTTGATGGACACTCTGTTGATCTACAGCAACTGGCTGCAAGCTTAAGCAAGGAGAATGCCAGCCTATAGTAAAGTGCTATTTCCCCATGGCTGTAGaaaaggcaatttttttttgaatgagAGCTTATCTAAATGAAAAAAGTACATTGTTGGCTTCTATTTTAAGTCTTTACAATTTGTCAGATTATGAAATTATTAGGTCAGGGGCTGACAAGTTTTAGAGTAATTCTATTTGGTGAACCATTACTGTGAAAACCAGCACAAAAATGTCCTAAATAGGGTGAAAAGAGATTTGGAGATTTAGGCATCGAGCAAACATAATCCAGCACACAAATGTAGGTCATTCTATGataatttgcatattttcatatttcataaaaatcagACTTCTTTCTTAATGGACTTCAAACTATAGTGCACAGCTTTTTAAATAAGCCTGAAGGGattcaacttttttgtaatgAAAGAATCTCAGCATCCAAACCTCTAATCATGCACAATACACCGTTCTGGCCACCTAGTTTGTCTAAGCATTAAGTTTAAATCAAACATCACATAAATACAACAATTCTGGTTAGGGCgactcttttttcccccctcttcctcctctgttgTGAATCTGAGTTAAAACGTTTTTGCACAAAGTAATCCAGACTGCTCAGATGAGCagccatttttaattaaaaccatTTACAGAGGAAaccaaagtgagaaaaaaaagagccaaGGGATTTTACACTCTGTCATCCGAGGATTCAGCGGATCAAAGAGTTTTAGTTGTGCTTTTTAATGGTTACGTAACATTTTTGCCTATGAAATATTGGGCCTGGGCACCATGTAGTCAGTCCACAGCTCAACAGTACCAGAGATTTCCTGCAGtgcattttcagatttcaggCAAGATACAATAAGCCGATGTTTATGTCTAAGTATAGCTGTCAATCAATACATATACTACTGGTGTAACAGGACACTGAAAGTCGGCAGAAACCTCTGAAAAATGTAGAGATCCTGCATTCCACTCAAgacatttctttgtgtgtttgtgtgtgcatgcgtgtgcattaattgtatgtatgtatgtagatgtgtgtgtttgtgtctgcctGCTTCCTTGCCTGCCTGGCTGGCTGCCATGTGGCCCACCTCTTACTGTCATCCTGTCTGACATTAGGGCTAAGCTGGATCTCATTAGGACCAAGGTGGCAGTGATCCCGTCAACATCGCTTTGGCTCCTGCCATATGGGTCGCCTCCAAGGTAACGGGCTGTATCAGTCTCCTCAGAGCTGCGAGTCTTGTTatagcacacgcacacacacaaacacacacatacacacacacgcacacacagccgGGAGTATCTACTCTCTAGAGGAGCGTGTACTGTACATATAAAGCTGAATAAACATGTCAAACagagaagacataaaaatattgATGATAAGATAATCAGGTCAGATCTATTGGCTGAGATGCAGTgtgaataaatacacacacatacacagatataCATGTTTGTTcttgttatatttttgtatttcctatggcaattaaaaacaaaaaaaaaatgtgttttttcattacTCTAAGTAGGGCTGGGTAATGTGGACAATCGATATATATCTATCAATAGTGTGACAATATTGTAGGTTTGATTAttggtgctttaaaaaatgtctacacAATAATATTTTTGATAAATTATCATCagtaatatagataaaatgaCGAAGTTGGTAAAGGCAAATAGTAGAAAATCAGGTAAGATtacattactgtaatgcagccCTGAAAACCAGGAAAAGTCCTATGTTGGCCAGCCTTGCCTTTAAAGTGTCAACCGAAATAAACCATTACTAAGTAGCATTGAAACTTCTCCTCTAAAACAATTCCTGCATTCAATTCTTTTGTACCCAGATCTAGAAAAAAGACTATTTGAGTTTGTTTGGAGACAGCCACCAGAAGCGTTTTTCTATTTAATGCAAAGTGTGATTGTTCCACTACCCCAGCAGTTACAACCCAAACAGTCTGAGGTGTGGTGAAGTCACGTGGTGTGTTTGAAGGAGGTGGCAGTTCATTGCATAATGTATTTGTATAGTAATCATATGTATGGGTAAGATTTGCAGTGGCATTTTTTCCACTACATACTTTCATTCAAATGATGGGCATCAAATtaagtagaaaaaaatgtatcacatgAAGTACTCTTGGTATCAGTATCACTTTAAGGGTACTGgtgttgtatttttacatacaaTATCCAGCCCTTAATCTTAATAAGTTTAGCTTGTTATTAGTTTAATTGTTGAGTGTGACCAAATCAGACCACACATCGTCCAGTagaaaatgacagtaaaataattTTTCTAATGTCTTGTTAAATATTAGTGTTATGTTAGATACATGCATAAACTCCTAACAGAAAAATTGAAAACAGCAGTCTTCATCATCAACACTTTGGCAAGCTACAGTAAATAAGGTGTAGTTGAAGACCTGTGTGAACAGAGAGTGATGTCACAACTTGTCCCTGCAATCGAAACGACAACAgctgaagaaaatgaaaatagacaACTGAAAATAGCAGAGCAATCAGGGAGATCAGCGAAAGTTGGTTTCTACAAATTCGATCAGGAAAGCTTTTGATCTAATGTATCTCCATTTTGAGATTCTGTGCAACATCCTACTGCCTAAAGTTGGCCTGGAATTGTCATGGTCAAGTCACATTGGCGCATAGCGGAACAATAAACATCAACATCCCAGCTGCAGCATAAATACTGTACTTCTCTTACAGCAAGCGTCTGAGTCTTATCAAAGCCGTGCAAGTAAGCAGGAAGTCGTTTACGACTTTGTTTAGTGCATCCCCGCACCAGCTCATAAAAAGTGCGAAATTTATGACATCCCATGCATAAATGCATGATAGCAATGTAGTTTATAAGAACAATAGACAGTCAGTGCTGCTGAATTACACAAAAGTCATGTCACTCCCAGATTCACCAGACCACAGACCTTTCTTCTGATTACAGTAAATAAACACCAGCACCTCTCACGTTTAGGTGATTATAGATACTTCTGCATTTTCAACGTTTCCATATGTTCCATGGTCTAGATAATGGCTTTGATGTTTCCTGTTATTAATCGTGTTGAGGATAATTTACTTCCTTTGGCTTCACATGCAACTAGGACACCAGAATACACTGGAAGCACAACAACTGTGTCAAAGTTGCACTTTGCCAGATTGGCGACAATTATAGATTTCTTCCCCTTTggcctgtttgttttgtttcagccCCCACCCTCACAAAAGCAACTGTTTATTTCATCAGTTTGGCAACAAAAGCATGTGATCAATCATTCATAATTTATGATGCTGCCAATGGCTTAGGGCccataaaaacagatatttgcATTACACAAGGTCTTAGCTGGACCTCCTGATAACCAACCAATAAATTTTGTtgttgtacacacacactgggtcCCGATAAGAGGTAAACTTTGCCTCTGTGTTACAGTAGAGCACAGGGCAGTGCTAGCATGGATGATGTTGTGATCACATGCTACTATAACAATGACCTGGACCCCGTCCTTTAATTCCTGTTCCCCCAGCCAGCATCCCGCTGCCTTTCCCAAGCCCTgctgttattatttttgcactgtTCAAAGCAAACGCCCTAAGTCCCTTGTGCAATATGAGTCTGAATATAACAAACTGGCTTTCCATCTATCTGATCCTCTGGAGAGGCACACTATTATACAGGTatactgacagaaaaaaatgcttctctCTATCAAACtgaacttttttaatatttataacaaGTCAGAAAACATCAGTTTTGAAGCCAGAGATCTGAAAGAGCCTGAAAGGCACTCACTCAGACTACATACGAGACGTTTGTATTGTTCTTACCTCGACATGCTGTCCGTGATGCAGTTCTGACCCAGGTATCCCTCACCTCTGGCTGACAGAGACCCTTGTGACAGGCCCGGACGAGATTTCCACGACTCCATTAACGCCGTTACGGGCGAAATTAGATTCAACAAAGGGTTGGACTGGTCTCTCACATCATGCCGCGTGAAAGACATTGTTCCTTGCGCTCCAATCTGGTAATGGAATGAATGTCCACCGGAATTAACTCCAACAATGGCCGATGTTGGCATGCTGTTATTCTCTTGGTAATAGCTGCCATCATTGGCCTCCTGCTTAACCCCTTTAGACAGGACATTGTTGGAGAACACATCGGGCTCGTAGTTCCCATTCATAGAGGAGACAGGGGGTCCTAAGATACCAGAAAGACTGTATTCATCAATGTTATTCCTCAGGGACAAATAGGTAGTCTCAGATGCAGGAAAGAGACCAAGAGATGGCGACTGCTCACTGTAGGGCTGTTGGTTCATACATCCCTCATTTTTGTTTGGCTCACTCTTAATCTGTGTGATAAAAGGTGTGCTACTCGCATTACATTTGGAGCTGCCTAAACACATACTTCTGAAGTCAGTTCCTGGCTCGTTCTTAATGTACTTAACCATGCCCATCTGGTCTAAGCCGACGTTGAAAACCTCCCCGTCCACCATCTCTACTTTAGGGAATTCAAAGTTCTTGAAGTCCGTGTCTCTGGTCAGACCTGGTGCTTCTGGGCTGTTGGTGTCATTCTGCACCAAACCCAGTCCACCAGCAGGACTGGACACAGGAAACCCACCTGAGCAGGGGTTCTGTGGGCTGCTGACAGCCATGGCGCCCCCTGTGGCCGGACTGGAGATGGATGGCCTTGCTGTGTTGCAATTATTGGCAGTGCTGTTGCAGCTGCCACCTGTGGGGCTCGAGACGGATGACCTAATGTTACAGGTAGTGCTGCAGGACGGAGGCGATCTCACACTACTCATACTCTGGGGGCTCGACATGGGGGACCGCATGATGTTGAGCGGGCTTGTGATAGGTGGTGAGCCCACTGTGCTGGACTCCACGGGGCTACATGTGGCTGAATTCCTGCGCTTGATGTTGGCCAGTGTTGCAGCACAAGATGTCTGGCTAACAGGACTACTGACGGAGGAGCACACCGGTCCAAAACACGTAGGAGGACTGGTGGTTGACGACACCATATTGTTGCTGCCCCCAGGACTAGAGATGGAGCTGGAGGTCTGGGGGCTGCAGGACAGAGATGAGGCCAGCATTGAAGCTGAGTTAACTGGAGTCCCAGTAGTGCATTCTCTGGGAGTAGTGCTGGGCTGCTGGAAACCAAATGGCTTTAACTTGGGGCTCTTTGTGGAACCACACTGGGCCTCCTCTAGAGCCCGTCCACAAACTGGAAACATCTTCCCAGGGCTGGTACTGCCCCCATGCTGGCTAAAGGCAAAGTCTGCCTCCCTGGCAGCATTCATATACAGGCCCATAGACTCAGCCACAGTCTTGGAAAGCTCCTTAGAGTCCATTTCCTGCTTATGACCATGAACAGTGTTGTTGAAGTGTGGGAGAACAAATGGCTGGTTCTGGCTGAGCCGAAGCATTGGCTGCTCCTGCTTCTTTGTATTGTTGTCTTTGCAGTCGGTGGCCGGGCTTCCAGCAGGGCAGCTGACATTGACTATGTCCATCAGGATATCACTGCTTGTCAGACTTGAATcctctgtgctgcagcagtgCTCCATGGTGCCGGGGACCTGCGACCATCTGTTCTCTGTATCACTTCCATCAAAGAAACTTTGGTATCTTTTGGTCTCCATTGCTGGCTCATTGATTCACCTTGAAAAggttgaaaagaaaagaaatgaatgaGAACTTTTCAGAAAGCTGTTGTTTTAAGCTTCATACAAGGCATTGGTTTCATTATAAGAGTTGAGTGACAGGTGTATTCAGGATATTTACCTTCAGGCAGAGATTACAGGTTTTATGTGagacttaattatttatttcggTAGATGCTAATAAATCTTAAATTTAGATTGCAAATACATATGTGGTTAGCAGTAGGTTCTGCTTCAGTGGATAAGAACCTAATGAGGCAAACAAAAAGTCTGTAAATAACATACACTAGATTTAACTTTAACTACTTTTACAATGACtaacttttaaatataaattaaaaagcatACATTTTGCTGTgggaaaaatctgaaaatgtacTGTACAGTATTTCCTCTCTGTCCTCAAGCTCCTTATCACTGCACTACAGGGGATGTACAGTCTGATAACTTGCAGAAAACTGCATTGCATGGGTTAAGTATCTACGTGACGTCGTCTGggcttttttgtttaaattcccACCTCTGCTGCGCCTCTATTGGACAGCTCCGCCAGAAATCCGCCAGCTTTATCAGGCCCATTCATGGATTGGTCGGAAAGCTGTCACTCAATAGTTATTGCTCTTGCAGCCACAACATAGCTGCGACATAACTTAAAATGTTGCTTTAGCGGCTGGAGCAGCTCCGTCATGTGCAAAAGCAACAGCAATATTGGTAATAATTACAAACTTGATAAAACAGGTTGCAATGATAATGCATTGTTTAAGGtttgaacatttatttattttgagtgCTACGGTGCACGCTTTGAAGGGCTCACAGCTGTGGAGCAGCCAACACGTCTGAGTTAAAGTTATTGTGAATGTCTGCAAAACATCCCATGCACAATATGTGCACATGCATgaatataaaaagagaaataagaGATGTCAGAGCGATAATTCCTCCCTCTTGCTGCTGCCGTGATTGTCCTGCCTCTATAGGACATGCAACTCTGCATATCTCTGCGTTTTGCGTTTGCGCAGAATCAATTCTAAAAGACGATTTTTCCTGTTTTGCTTCTGTTGAAGTTATTATTAAAGTCCAGTCAGTGACTGCTTTTTGAATGAAAGAGACATTTAGTGCAGAAGGAAGACGGACGTAATTATTTCAGACATATTTTTTGGAGACAATATGACAGGCACTAGACAATCTCCTGCACCTCTTGACAGGTGCTTACAGGAATATAAAATCcagtaacaaaataatttagGCTATTTTTGTTTATACGCGAAGTGCATAAACTTCTTGACGACTTTTATTATGGACCAGACACAGTGCTAACGGTCCCGGTGTAAAGTTATTAGATTTGTCTCCCACAGCGAATAAACCGGGGATGCAAGTATTCAGTTATCGGACTGAACAGTGAGGAGTTTGCTTTCATTATCATCTCAGACTCAGCGccaaattaaaatgtacaaacactGAGCTCCGTCCTTCCTTACCTTAATTACGACATTCAGAGTTGTCAGGTGGCCGTGTTGCTGGGCAGCGATAATccagaggacaaaaaaaaaaaaagacgggcAAAAAGCAAAGTCAATAAATATCAACAAATGTGTTCTGTCTACTCTTTCCAATACATAGTTGTCAGTTTGACAGCTAGACACACTGGAGAAGTGTACTGCGTATTATCACTAGTAATCCTCCACAGCGAGCCGCTGCTGCTGACAGGACGAACGGCAGCGACGGGTCGGACGACAGCGGCAGATGATCTCACATTATGGCCGCAAATTTGCAGATTAGCGATTCCGGGCCCAAGATAAAAAgagtaataaaaacaaacgaaGGAGTCGTCGGACTTGAAGTCAGAGCGACGTCATTCTGGCACATGGACCCTCCTACTGCAACGAGTGCAACACAAACTccgaggagggggggaggaggaggaggagggaagaggagaggagaggagaggaggggaggggctCAGCGCAGGTAGACAGAGCCGCCTGGAAATAGGGCACCGTGCTCAGCTCAGCGTGTTGTTTGAAATAAACTCTCAGGATAACAGCGACTCTTTTTTTCGaatttatataattaaaatCTTCTTCGCAAGTTTGGCCAATTTCTCTGGAGGTCTTAAATCATCTGCCCTCTTCCTTTGCTGTTGCTTTTATGCTGCTTATTTtccttttccatcttttttttttctagtgccACATCTAAAAAAGGTTTGCCATATGGAGCTCGTGCACATTCATGCACGTGCACGCGCGCTCACAATTTAGATAAGAGGAGAAGAGCAGCAGTCCTCCCATGCAGCCTTACTTCTCAGTTCACATGGATCTTGTAAACCCTTAAATATGGAGCGAGGAGTCGTTTCTTTCTGTAGCAGAGAAGTCAAGGCAGGATGTTGCCCTGTGATAATACAACGGCTGCCTCCACTAGGTGGAGCAATATTTCTATTGCTGTTGCAAATCCATTGAGTGGTCAAGATGTCACTTTTCACTCCATGTCAAACCATGTTTCAATTCTTTACTTCACACCGCTAATGAAACAGATTAAAGACAGAACCAAaagtacatatttttcctcttacctctACTCTTATTTATGAATGCAGATTGTTTTGGTGGGAGTTGTCAAGTGTTGCCGATATtggctgtagagatgtctgtcTCTTCTCAAATATCATGGAACTAGACGGCAAAtctgcttgtggtgctcaaagcaccATCAAAtatatttggggaaaaaaactcaacaacaaagtctctttccagaaatcatgatgcaattactcaagataatccacagaccttgtgaGTGCTTTCATGTAgggactattttctttctagtataGTTTATGATTATGTTACTTAATTTTGGGGCTAACTGTCCATTAAAAACAGATTTGGCATTTACttcaaatgtgtatttttgttatttttcctttttcatcagccaaaatgtaaaactgtaatctttGGTTATGAACGATCAATCACCATCATAAACATCCTTTATACGTGTACAAGAAATTACATAAACATGatgtaattaaaatatgtgtaggtggaccttttttaaattctgttattgaaacatgacatgaaataCATACAGTGTCTGTCATTTAAATATTCAAGCGTGCACCAAGtggaatatttaaaatgataaaaggaaataataCTAGATAAAAGAGATAAATACCCACAGTTACTTCAAAGCTTACTGTAACTTTGATTATATGAGATCACCATAGCTTTGGTTCTCTCATGAGAAAATACAatgtgtctgtctatctgtgacaacaacaacactatCACTTGGTTTAAgctgttatttacattttatagctGATATGAAATGGCATTGATTTAAGTGTATACTTTGGTTTCACTCCAGCAATATCAAATAATCAGTTTAATCTCTGGAGTTGTCAGTCATTAGAGTCACTCTCTGAAGTGTTTCTCATCATGACTGGATGAAAGTGTGCATGCAGGATGTAGTCTTTGATGGTGGATACAGTAGTTTAAATGTTTCTCTTTATTGCTTGTCTGGGTTCTCCAAGCCAGCCTGTAGCCATTACCCAAGCGAGGCAGCAGCAGTTAGATTAGTCAAAGCCATCCAAGCAACACTGCCCACCTCCCTGATCTGCCTGTTAATCACCCATGAATGGGGACCTGCTTTCAGAAAAAGCAGGAGAATTGAGATATAACCAATGTTTCCCACCCCCATTCATGCAGCTCCCATTTGTCTATTGCACATAATGGGTGCCAGTCAAACACATCATGAGCAAATCTAATTTAGCTTTGCATCACAGTTTTTTTCCCACAGTGACAGAGTCATAAGAATTTGCAGACTGACAGCAGAACACGGCTGATATGAAATCAGTAATAACTGCCTCGCTCATTAGTAAAAATTCAAGACAGCTTCATCGAGTCCCACTGAGCTTTCAAGCACTGTCGTTTTAGTCAAATCAATGATAATCGCACTGAAAACATTGTATACACATGATGATTGCTATGATCAGGAGCAGTTTAGACACATAGCAGACAACTCCAGTAGCTGACAAGGCCAAAGGCAAAACAGAGAGGTGCATGCTGCGCCTCACGGGGACAGGTGAATTGGAGCATGTTAACTCTGAAACAAAACACTCGTCAACTCAGCAGAAGACCCTGTCCCTATCGTGTGTGGTAATTACAGAGGTAGTTTTAATCAGAGAAGAAGTCCGTCACCATCATCCTCCCTCAGCTGCTTGTTGTTCCACTTTGGCAGTTATTCATGAGCGGTTATTCATTCACATCTAAACTGGTCATGGAGTCGTCCCAGAAGTCGGCCACTTGGTTGCCatttcctcttgttttctcACAACTTTGATCCaactaaaatgtttaaatgttgactTTGCATCGAACAAGTCCGTCTCTCATCATTATTGATTTTAACTGTAGAATTTAtggtccaatattcactcttctTTTAGCTTTGTATTACTCTCCACCAACTACTGAGGAGAATTTATGTCTGTTTAGTTGCTAACCACGACATTTATAATTTATCTATAATTCCGGAATGCGCTTCATGGAGGAGCCgcatcaatcaaatcaaatcaaaaaatctaaattactttatttgtgccagaggggaaattctgttagtctggtagaatctctggaagaatgagacagcctgatggctgtaggagtgaaggaccttttgtatctctccgtcaggttttgtgtagtggataatccgggtatttcaggatggcctcaaacatgttgacagtgcaactctccaccacctcctccagtgtgtccaacctggctccaaccacagaaccagcttttttgaccagtctgtccaaccgccttgcatctctgtgtgtgatgctccctccccagcagactgcagcataaaacaacacactaccaccacagactgataaaacatctgcagcatcttactacagatgtccagagatctgagctttcattaagaaaaagaggcggttctgcccctttttgtagagagcgtcagtgtttagggaccagtccaagttattatccaggtatacaactagatacttataacttggcaccacctccatgtccaccccacaggtattcactggctgaagagtgGGCTTGAGCCTGCATAAATCAATGATCATAGTTTGGTAGCTCTCTGATTTTGCACTAATTTGCTaagtttttatggatttttataatatttttgatggatacttctgtggagagaagagtttattCAAGTGAGGAGCTATTTTCATTGAAACGGAGCAAGTCTGGAGGACACCATCACCCTATTCCTGCTGCGTTGAAGAGGTGTTTTTTGGTTGCCGTGCTGGTGCAAAAGTTAAGGCTTGGAAATGGAGATATAAGCCTTTTCTGCCATCCGTCATCATGGGGAATGTCAACTCTCTGCCCAACAAGCCTGATGAACTGGAGATATTGGTGAAGACTCAGAAAGTATACCGTGAGTGTagtctcttgtgttttatggaaacatggttgaatcaaaacatctcagactCCAATGTGGATCTACCTGGATTCACTCTCATAAGATCAGACAGAGATGCTAAAGCTAGTGGCAAGAAGAAAGGTGGGGGCTTGGCTTTATTTGTGAACCCGAGATGGTGCAGTCCTGCACTTGTTACTGTCAAGGAGAAGATGTGCTGCCCAGACATTGAATTATTGGCACTTAGTATGAGACCATATTATGTACCAAGGGAGTTCAGTCATAT carries:
- the nr3c2 gene encoding mineralocorticoid receptor isoform X1 — translated: METKRYQSFFDGSDTENRWSQVPGTMEHCCSTEDSSLTSSDILMDIVNVSCPAGSPATDCKDNNTKKQEQPMLRLSQNQPFVLPHFNNTVHGHKQEMDSKELSKTVAESMGLYMNAAREADFAFSQHGGSTSPGKMFPVCGRALEEAQCGSTKSPKLKPFGFQQPSTTPRECTTGTPVNSASMLASSLSCSPQTSSSISSPGGSNNMVSSTTSPPTCFGPVCSSVSSPVSQTSCAATLANIKRRNSATCSPVESSTVGSPPITSPLNIMRSPMSSPQSMSSVRSPPSCSTTCNIRSSVSSPTGGSCNSTANNCNTARPSISSPATGGAMAVSSPQNPCSGGFPVSSPAGGLGLVQNDTNSPEAPGLTRDTDFKNFEFPKVEMVDGEVFNVGLDQMGMVKYIKNEPGTDFRSMCLGSSKCNASSTPFITQIKSEPNKNEGCMNQQPYSEQSPSLGLFPASETTYLSLRNNIDEYSLSGILGPPVSSMNGNYEPDVFSNNVLSKGVKQEANDGSYYQENNSMPTSAIVGVNSGGHSFHYQIGAQGTMSFTRHDVRDQSNPLLNLISPVTALMESWKSRPGLSQGSLSARGEGYLGQNCITDSMSSSPLRQPSSTAKVCLVCGDEASGCHYGVVTCGSCKVFFKRAVEAFCRASVTGQHNYLCAGRNDCIIDKIRRKNCPACRVRKCLQAGMNLGARKSKKLGKLKGVSEDLQGSKDGQTATGGVGSGYLSSEKELNASAANALVPHGPGVVTPFLPPSICSVLELIEPEEVYSGYDNTQPDTTDHLLSSLNRLAGKQMVRMVKWAKVLPGFRGLPIEDQITLIQYSWMCLSSFCLSWRSYKHTNAQMLYFAPDLIFNEDRMQQSAMYDLCLGMRQVSQEFLRLQLTYDEFLSMKVLLLLSTVPKEGLKNQAAFEEMRVNYIKELRRSVGKATNNSGQTWQRFFQLTKLLDAMHDLVGNLLDFCFYTFRESQALKVEFPDMLVEIISDQIPKVESGLTHTIYFHKK
- the nr3c2 gene encoding mineralocorticoid receptor isoform X2 yields the protein METKRYQSFFDGSDTENRWSQVPGTMEHCCSTEDSSLTSSDILMDIVNVSCPAGSPATDCKDNNTKKQEQPMLRLSQNQPFVLPHFNNTVHGHKQEMDSKELSKTVAESMGLYMNAAREADFAFSQHGGSTSPGKMFPVCGRALEEAQCGSTKSPKLKPFGFQQPSTTPRECTTGTPVNSASMLASSLSCSPQTSSSISSPGGSNNMVSSTTSPPTCFGPVCSSVSSPVSQTSCAATLANIKRRNSATCSPVESSTVGSPPITSPLNIMRSPMSSPQSMSSVRSPPSCSTTCNIRSSVSSPTGGSCNSTANNCNTARPSISSPATGGAMAVSSPQNPCSGGFPVSSPAGGLGLVQNDTNSPEAPGLTRDTDFKNFEFPKVEMVDGEVFNVGLDQMGMVKYIKNEPGTDFRSMCLGSSKCNASSTPFITQIKSEPNKNEGCMNQQPYSEQSPSLGLFPASETTYLSLRNNIDEYSLSGILGPPVSSMNGNYEPDVFSNNVLSKGVKQEANDGSYYQENNSMPTSAIVGVNSGGHSFHYQIGAQGTMSFTRHDVRDQSNPLLNLISPVTALMESWKSRPGLSQGSLSARGEGYLGQNCITDSMSSSPLRQPSSTAKVCLVCGDEASGCHYGVVTCGSCKVFFKRAVEGQHNYLCAGRNDCIIDKIRRKNCPACRVRKCLQAGMNLGARKSKKLGKLKGVSEDLQGSKDGQTATGGVGSGYLSSEKELNASAANALVPHGPGVVTPFLPPSICSVLELIEPEEVYSGYDNTQPDTTDHLLSSLNRLAGKQMVRMVKWAKVLPGFRGLPIEDQITLIQYSWMCLSSFCLSWRSYKHTNAQMLYFAPDLIFNEDRMQQSAMYDLCLGMRQVSQEFLRLQLTYDEFLSMKVLLLLSTVPKEGLKNQAAFEEMRVNYIKELRRSVGKATNNSGQTWQRFFQLTKLLDAMHDLVGNLLDFCFYTFRESQALKVEFPDMLVEIISDQIPKVESGLTHTIYFHKK